aACAGGCTTTTTGAAGAATAGGTTGGGGTTAGAGAAAGTCCCGTTCTGGTGCTGAGGAATAGAGAAGAGAGGGATCTCTAGGTGGAGAAAAATATTAAGAGTACTTTTTTAAGCATGTGGAGAGAGAATTAGATGAACCAGTCCTCAAGGATATCCATCTCCCTTTGCAGGCTGACTGGGGATAAAGAGGGGAAATCTGTCAACATAACCATGGCCTCAGTCCTTGCCCCAGAAACAAGTGTGCTCTATAAATGTTCATCAAACTATAGCCTATGTGAATTGTACTAAGGGCCACCATGGAGCCTCCGGCCACAAAATAACTCACCAGCATGGCACAGAATGGTTGTCCCAGCCTAACAGGCCAGGTAACTATAaaaatagttaccatttattaagtacttactataTGTTCACTTTACTTGAatcatctcatttagtcctcacaacccTAATAAGTTTAAAGTCAAGAAAGTCAAGACATTGAGAAGTTAAATCTGTTCAAGGTCAAGCAGGATTTAAGTGGTAGAGCTTAGATTTAAACCCAAGTCTGTCttcattcttaaccactgctctacaCAGCCTTTTatctgagcctcagggtagttatgacttgcccaaagccacttAGCTCATAAATGGCAGACCTGGGATTTCAGTATAGGCCTATGTGTTTACCAAACCTACACATTTTACACTCTACGCTCACTTAAGTAGGTGAGGATTGCAGGAGGCTAGAGTACATCTCCAGTGGGAGAGTCacagaaaacatttcaaatactTCATAACCTTGCCTTCCAGGGACTCAATTGTATAAGGTCTCAAGGTAAACCGAGACTCCACCTCTCACCATTTGTGAGCAGTCTATATCCCAGGGAACTCAAATAGAGCCAGAAGTCATTTGACACTGAACTTTATTTGTTCTGACCATCTGATATACTGTCTACCCTGCTAGGAAACAGAGACAATGCTGTCTGCAAAAGGCCAGAGACATGCCAAAATAAACACTGTGACCAGATCTCAAGAACAGCCCTGGAGGACAGAGTCTGTGGCAGCTAGTCAACTGCCCAATCGGGTCCCCTCTCTTCTCAGCTCTAAATGGGTGCTGATTCTTCAAATGGCTGTCAGAGCTGCCCTCTAGAGACCAGTAACTAACTTTGGTGTCCAAAGTCTTGATTACAGAGAACTATATGCTACCCAGTTGTCAATGAGAATCCAATTCTCTTTACTGGCCATGACCAAAAGATGGGAGTCAGGTGGTGGGGTGGTCCAGAGATAGAAACTAACTTGAGAATTTCCAGTAAACATCAAGCAAGGGCTGTCCAACTGATTCTCCCAGAGAAGCCCTACAAGGTATGACTGGAGATGCCCCAGAAACATTTCCTAGGAGCTATTTGTGCTACATAAACAGTGCCAAGTGAGTAAGGGCTTGCTTCCCAGAGACCTCTTGCCACCTACTTCAGCTTCTTCCTTAATTCAGACCCCATGGGGCTGCTGCTTCCCAAATCTAGTAAGGTGAAAGGGTTTCCCACCATCAAGcaatcctctcccttctctctagtTTCTATAAGGAGGCTTCAAGGAGGGCTCATGAGTGTGTGAGGCCTGAGAGAGGACTGCCTAGGGTATCCAGTCTTCTCTGTTATTCCAGCTCTAGCCACGTGGGGGCCCCTGGCTCCAGAGAATCGGGCACCCAGCTCTGGCTTTGCTCCCAGGGAAGGCTGGAGAGTTGGGAAACCCTTGCCCAGCAGGCCTGGGGCAGCTCCGTTTCACCAGCACCTGAGGGCGGGCTAGTGCACCACGAAAGTCTCAGGTTTCAGAAGGATGGCAGTTGCCTGTCTAAAGGCTTCTCTGTTCCTTGGAATTGTACAGAATGTCTCTTGTggcttttcctcctccctccttttttcctgTTGACTCTCCCCATCCGGCCTTCTGAATCACCAGACTCCACAGGAAAGCAGCAGATGTTGACTTTACTTCGTTCAAGCCAACGTCAGCTCTCTCCTTTGGAGTGGGGAGAAGGCAGGAAGGTGAGAGGTGGGAAATGGAGGAAGATAACCCTCGTCCTTTCCAAATTGTGAGGGAGGATGTAGAGGGAAACTGAAAGAAGTCAGGGACCTAGGCAAAAAATTCTTGATTCCTGGGGATGGGGAAAAAAGGGCCCTACATTAAGGCCCCAGTGTTGGCTCTGGAACCAGGATGGTAAGGAGGGAAGCACAGGGTGGGAGTGTAGTGCCAGCCCTTCTCATCTGAGGTAAGGCCTCATCTCTTGCCAGCAGCATCCTCATGACTCAAAGGTCAAGTCAGGCTGCAGGTCTGGGGAGATAGTCCAGAGGCTTCTTCGTGTCCCATATGAGCCCCCAAACCTCTGCTGTTATGCAAGTCTTTTGGAGAAGCTGCCAGGGAGGACTTTCTAGGGCTTTATTCTACATTCATTGCTccaatttctcttctcttttttcttcctcggGGATTTTCTTACGGGCAAAGAAGCCAAGCTGTAGGGAAAGAGATAAGAGTCATCACCAAATGCCCTGACTGGGGACCTGGCCAACAGCCCTCAGATGTATCTGAAGTCTTCAATTTTGTTCTGCTTCCAAAACTgagattcaaatttattttatttggcttagTTTAACTCAACCAACATTTCTGGAGGACAGTGAAGGAGATCTGGGCATGACACCCACAGCCTGCTTAGCTGCCCAGCACAAATCCAGTTCTCCCGGCTATAATCAAGGATTCCTTAATTCATGAGCACCGTGCCCCATATTCCCCACGACGGAAGTGCTTACCTTCCAAAGGCAGAAGACAAGGAGAGCGAGCAGAAGCAGCCCTCCCAGGACACTGCCAATGAGGATCCACAGGGAGATGAGGACAGGGCGGGACTGAATCACCTCCAGGAGGCTCTGCATAGGAAGGAGAGTTGTTTTTTATTTGCACCCTTTTGCCCAGCTAGCCTCACCCCACGTTGTAGCAAAGCCAGCCGCAAAATAGAAGACTAAAAGGAAAGAGACTGAGGTAGGAATGGAGGCAGTGGGACCCCACCATTCTGATTTATCACTTCTGACTCCCTGACTGCTGCCTGACGAAGACACCTCTGTTCTGAAAAAGCTCACAGGTGCCCTTAGGCCACTGCCACCCTTACTAGTTCCACAGCTCTCAGACTcagtctccagccccacctcactCCAACGGGAGGCTTCAGTCAGCTGTAGGACACTGCCCTCCTCAGTTCCCAGCTCGAAGGTGCTGACCACTGTCAGAGACTTGAATTTGGCCTGTGAATGGAAAGACATTTAAAGTGAGCCATCatctgaattgggagattgggattgactaatatatgtataaaatggataactaataagaacctgctgtataaaaaaataaataaaataaaattcaaaaattaaaaaaaaataaagtgagccATCATCAGGTGATAAGGCTCTCAGAACCCTAATGGCAAAGATAAAGCTGAGGGGCACAACTTCCAGGACGTTCAAAACCAGAGGAAAAGGTTGGAGACcgatggggaaagaaaagaagggttACAGATGGAAAGCCTATGGCCCTTCATATACTCTGTTTGCTCTACCTGAAATGCATTCAACTCCTCTTTCTTTGGCTAACTCCTACCCTTCCTTTAGATGTCATCCCCTCTGGGAAGTAGGGAAGTGTTTCCTCCTAACCCCCATCACCCTGGATCAGGTTATAATATTCTGTTTACTTCTCTGTCTTTCACCTCTGAACTATAAGATCCTTGAGGTCAAGGGTTGTGTGTTAGTAATTTATGTGTccctagtgcctagcacagtttctcaataaatctttgttaaaagaataaataaatgaatgaaaaaaggataccaaagagagaaagagagaaccagACTTAGGGAAGGATTAACTGTCAGACTTAACTTCCCTGAAAGATGCCTACATCCCAGGGATCTTGTGTAATTCAAAGTATACGGAACACGGGAAAGCACAATATAAATCCCTAGTACTAAACGGCTGTTATAATTAAGAGGTCATTTCCCTTCTCAGGAACTCACACAACTCCTGACTGCCTATCATATTAGGCTCGATTTCATCTTCCCGGCTTTAAAGAACTTTCATAATCTAGATCTCTTTCACTATACAATATCACTTCCCACTACCCTCCATGCTTACCCTGCATGTAATATCAactatttactcattcatttaataaaaatgtattaaatcacTACAATGAGTTAGGCATGGTGCTAAATGTTGAGGATATTCTTCTCAGTGTCTATCTAATAGAGGGCTTTTTATATAGCAGGCATTTGATGGGTTGATTGAATTTAGGTATACTATAAATGTTGGTTGATTATTGATATAACACTAAGAGATGATAAATGGAGGAAAATACAAGAATAGTAACTAGCTTCTAGTGAGTTCATCTCATTATTCATTTAGTCTTTacaacaaccccatgaagtaggtcttttcttccccattttagacatgaagagaaagaaacttagaaaaatgaaataactttGTGAGTAGGAGGCAAAGCACGAACTTGAACACGAGTCTGTCTACTGGAAAAGCCTATGCTACAGTCCCAGATAGGAGCAGCAGGGGAAAGcagtggaaaaggaaaagtttaCCCTTCGGAAAAATTCATTGTGAACCAGCCTCAGTAGTCCAACAGAGACCTCAGTCCCCTTTGCCAGTCGCCCAAGGTGGCACCTCATGACCTGACACCGGGAATTGCTCCCATTCTaccagaagagagagacagatcaGGATGCTGGGGTGGAAAtatcccccactccccactctaCTCTCCAGCCCAAGGCTCCAAACTCTACTGCTCCCCCCTGCATTCCCACTCTGGACACCTTCTTCACCCTCTTGTGACTCATACCAGCCAGCTTGTGTGCTGAAGCTCCTCTGGATGCACAGGGGGCTCTGGGGGCTCAGTCAGGTtctgcactgtgcagcttgccTAGAGGAAGATCCAACTTGAGGGACCCTCTTGATGGTGAGAGGCTGGCCACTCCAGGCTGAGCAGGCGCACACCACCCACACTCCTGTAGTTCTTCCCTGGGTgatcccttcctttcttctcaaagaagctaCATATGTGAAAGAAAGGCGcccccagggagggaggagccCTGAGAGCAGTGACCCAGGACGCTGGGAGCTGGGTGAGTCCACCAAATCAAGATGGCAGGGTTCCATACGCCCCTAGCCCAGACTCACATTGTTAGTGATGACTTGAGACAGTGACAGGAAGTAATTGCCCCCATGGGCCACAGCTGGAAGGAGGGCTGAGATGATGAGGCCACTGAGCACATAGCAGCCAAGGTTCTGAACCTAAAAGGAGGATTGGAAATGGGAAGAGgtgagagacaaagaaagacccTTCCTCATCTGTTCCTCTTTACCCTCGATACCACTGAAATCTAAGAGAGACTCCTCCCATCCTTTTCCCAGgaactcctccccctccctctgcttATGCCAAGGCCCCTCCAGCTTCTCACCCTAAGAGTGGTTTTGAATTCAGGGCCAGGGCCCTCTGGGAGGGTCCCATATGGGTGAACCTCATAGCGGTGCAGAGTGGACTCACTGCGTGGACACCAAGTCAGGAGGCACATGGTCACAGCCATGACACAGACACAGGGGCACATGGTCAGCACACAGACATGGATTCAGGGAAGGTAGGGCCAGCACATAGATAAAGAGATGGGGGTACATAGAGAAGATAGAAATGAGACATGACATAGACTTGGTACAAACTTTATGGCCACACCCCATATCCCATCACACCAGCTCCAACCCCCAGGGCCCAGCAAAGCCCTACAACTAGGATGCATAGGTATACCTATACCTAAGAAAGAAAGATGCTTAAGAGAAGCTTCAGCATGAGTGGGATTGAGGGCAAAAAGATAGAGCAGCCCTAAGGGTTTGGTGTTTGGGAACACTGAAGCACATGGAGGGAGAGGGGGGAAACATAAAGAGTAGGAGTCTGGGGTCAGAATGGGGTCTCAGTGGGGAGCTGAGCCATACCTAGAGAATAGGAGGTGAGGCTCATACTGGATGTAGGCTGAGGTCTGGGCTGTGTTATCAGGAAGCGTGCCATTTCTCTCCAGGCTATTGCTGTAGGGTCAGGGGGAGAGGCTCGCATCCCAGCCCTGTCTCAGACACCCCTCTCTAGAGTAAAGGAGTCACGCTGTTtccacccctgctcccacccacacaccaccaccaccaagaccCAACAGGAGCGGCCTGGGAGGAAATGCCCATTGTTCTCACCTGGTGGCAGTCAGCCTCACAAGGACCTGGCTCAGGAGGAAGGAGCAGCTAAACTCAAACTCTAGCAGAAAGGTCACCTGGGGGAGAGGGACATGGTAGATTTCTCCTGGGGGAGAGGGACATGGTAGATTTCTCCTCATGGGACAACTACAGAGGAACAGGAGCCCTTGTGTGCCTCCTTTCCTAAACTCCCAGGCCCCGCAGATTCCAGCCCCTGATCTCTCAGAGGCTCTTTCGCATCCTGGGCCCCAACTCACCTTGGCTCCAGCCTGGAAGACAGGATGCCCCACGCTGCAGAGGCGGGCATGAGGGGAAGGGGCTGCACACTCCACCTTCGCTGGGCCATCCCCCTGAGAGCAGAGGAAGGGGGGTGGAGGCTAAGGTGGGGCTGCAACTGCCCTCCTGCCTGCAGCCTCTAAACACAGCCTTTCCCTAGGGCCCCTCACAGCCAATACCGCAATcgtcctcctccttccctgactCCTCCCAAATTCCCTCCCCCAAGGGCACCTGAGGAGTAAAACTGGACAGGTGAAGGTTTCTGGAGAAGCTGAGACCCAGGCTAGTGTTGTAGGCATTTTCCTTCCTGTTCTCCAGAGTTGCTGACACCAGCACTTTCCGCCGACCACCGCGAACCACGAATGGGTCCTTCCTAGGAGTTGTGGATAAAAGAGAGCCCAGAGTTGAAGGAGTGCCAGAAGCCTCGCTTCTGTCTTCCTGGGCAAGAAACAACCCTCCATCTCCCTTCAAGTCCCTTCTGATCTGTCTCGGGTCACCCCCGTTTGGCCAATTCACGTCCATCCCACCTGGAGCCTCTGATGTCCATATTAGCTCGAAGTACCAGATCTGTGACACATTCATTGTCAGGGCCACAGTCCTTCGAGAAGGGGAcctagaggagagagaaggggctgAGGGCTGAGAGGAAGGCATGGGAGAAAGGAATGGGATTGAGGGAAAAGTGAAAAGAGTGGGTGCCCAAGTTAGATTTCACTGTGATCTcatgtctcctccctcccctttctcttgAATTCACTGAGAAGGGCAGTGTTGGgacccagggcagggcagggcttggCACTTCTGACCAGCTTTCGTATGGAGGTGGGTGAGCCCTCATCCAGCACAGGCCCTGGCTTTGTGGTGTTGTCCAAAGCAAAGGTCACAGTCAAGGCCACTGGCCGGAGGTAATCTGATGTATCCTGAGAGAAACCAGAGTCAAGGATTATGGGGAGCAAGGATTAGGGACACGACCCAGGAATCCTAGCAGAATGTGATAATTATGGCTCAGCACTTTCTGTGTGCTGGACACTGTCCTAAGGTTTTATCAATACTATTACATTTAATTCTAAGACAGCTAACTCCTATTttgtagttgttattattatccctCCCTTTTCAGGCAAGGAAACTAAGGTTTGCAGGTTATATGACTTGCCAGAATTCACAGGTGGTAAACGGCagagcaggattcaaacccagatcagcCTGACTCCACAGTCTGATCTTTCTCACACTCCTGACTCTGGCTTTCTTGCCGATCCAGCAGAAAGTACCCCCTCTGATCCAGCCTCCTTCTCACTCCCAGGCCCTGATGCAAAGCacttcctgccccctcctcaccAGCACATGGAAGTGCAGCGGCTCACAAGTGATAGTCCCCACACTGAGCCGGAGCCGCCGAGGGGGCAGCCTCTGGCCAGAGCCGTCAAACGCTGCACGGGCCCCAGCTGTCCACTCATCCAGCGATGCTATGAACCGCACATCTGAATGGGGCAGGCAAGAGTGCAGGTGGAGAGGGGTCCCAAGACCATGGCAGGCAAGGGGTTGAGAGCTGCCTAGCATGCACTCTAGTCACTCACGGAATTGGCGATCCCAGCGGCCGGGAGTGTGGGAGGTCACTTGGAAGCAAAGGGCTGCGGATAGGCATGCTGCCTCCTGGCTGCGTCGCTTGCAGTCCCTCTGAACCACACTGATGGCCGGCGGGGTCACATCCAGTGAAGGGGCCAGGTGGACAATGGGCCGGGAGCTGGGAACAGGGTGGGAAAGATAGTctagcagagggaagaaagccCTTTGAGAAAGGCAGTCCCCAGTGTTTGCCTCCCTGAGGTCCAAGGAAAGAATAAGGAGCTAGGGGACACATGTGTCCGCCTCCCCTGAACCTTCTGACAGAAGTaagataatagctaacatttttttaaaattaatttatttttatttttggctgcctgggtctttgctgctgcgtgtgggctttctctctagctgtggcaagcaggggctactcttggccttggtgcatgggcttctcattgcggtggcctctcctgttgtggagcatgggctctaggtgtgtgggtttcagtagttgtggtatgcgggctcagtagttgtggcgcacgggcttagttgttccgcggcatgtgggatcttcccagaccagggcttgaacccgtgtcccctgcattggcaggcggattcttaaccactgcaccaccaggcaagtcccaatagctaacatttaatcAGCACTTGCCGTGTTCTAGGCACTGTGTTTAGATCTTTTCACAGATTATcgcgtttaatcctcacaacaaacctctaaggcaggtactattattattcccattttataaactaGGAAATGGAGGCATAGAGTAAGTTGATCAAGAAAGCCAAATGTAAGTTTGTGACTCCAAAGCCCTTGCTTTTAACAGCTATGCCATGCTATCGACTGCTACCTTAGCTGGGGCCGCTCACCTGAGCAGGATGGCTGCCCCTTGGGCACCCACAGCAACATCTACCAGGTCATCTCCATCCAGATCTAACCGGCCATCCACACTTCGGCCAAAGTAGCTGAGGGCCTGTGGCATGGAGACAGCAGCAATCCgctgagagggagaggggagagactgAGCAGAGACTCACACAACTGGTTTCCCAGGCCTCCCACCTGGCTTTTTCTAATTCTCCCCTCAGGCATGAGGAGGAATGAGAGAAACTTGCCTGTGTTCAGGAGTCCCTAGTACAGCAACATGTTTCCTACCCCACCGCCTCACCTTTTTGACTACTGATAAAAAAGGCACTTGTTCAGTTTGGGTCTCAAGCCCAGGGGAGCAATGATAACCAAAGGGTgcacctcccttccccttcctcccaccatGCCCCTGCCTCGTCGGGGCACTCCTGACCTGGGCAGGACGGGGCTTGACTCCACTCTGGGTCCCGTGATAGAGGTACAGTGCTCCACGGTGCCCATCCTCCAGGGGCGCTCCCATAGCCACATCAGCAAAACCATCTTGGTTCAGATCAGGAAGGGCAGCCATGGCAAAGCCAAACCGAGCATCCTGCGGGGGTTCTGGCTGAAGTGTTCCCTGGAGTGTCAGCAAGGACTGCTGGTGGAGGTGAGGAGAAGACAGAAGATGCTGATTTGACAGTCCCGACCTCTCGGCCAGCCCTCAAATGTGtgtgccttccctccctccctttgccCCCCACAGACAAGTTCTAGGGTATCCCAGCAAGTCTCACCTGGCCCACCAGATACACATAAACACGTCCTGTCTCCTTGTTCTGGGGCCCCAGGAACATGGGGGCAGCCACAAGCAAGACGTCAGTTGTTCCATCCCCATCCGTATCCAATGGGCAGAGCTCACTGCCAAAGTACGAGCCAATCTGGAGAGCGGTGGGTAGTGGTGACcccagaggaaagggaaggcaaGATTATGGACAAGTGGGAAGCACCTGCCAATCTGGTCCTCACATCCCTGACAGACTCTGCCAACCAGAATTCAACACAGACTTTTAAGGCCCCTCTCTTGTCCCTTCACTCTCTTCCCCCACAGCCTGAAGGTCCCTCAGGAGCCAAGGGTCTCACCCTCCGTTGGATGCCCTACCTGCTCCCCCTGGAGGCTCTGGGCGACCCTCACAGCCCCATCTTTCTTAAGCTGGAAGGCGATGACCTTTCCTCGATGTCTAAACCGAGGAGCTCCTGAGAGAAAGAGGCGGCGTCCACCCCGCAAAAGCATGGAGGAAACAGAGTAACCTAGAAGTGGACAAGGAATCGGGGGTGAAAGGGAAAGAAGATGGGGTCAGAGTAGGAGGTTTCCCTAAAGGCACAGAAGGGGGTCCCAAAGGAAGGTAGCAGGAGATCAGTGAGAAACCGCATGAGTTAAGAGTGAGTACCTTataccccccatcccacccccgacTGAGGAAGCATTTTTCCCCCTCCACCTTCTAATCCTTTGCAGCTCTCTGCTACTCACCCAGGTAGGCTGCATGGTTCTGCAATGCAGGGGGGAACTCATCTTCCAGGGCCGTCCGTGGCGGGAAGAGGCGGCGACCTTCTTCAAGCCATAACACTGAGCCCCCCCAGTCATAAGCCCCTACCATCCCGAAGAGAATCCCATCCTGTAGGGCAGAACCAGATGGGGTCGCTGAAAAGACAGTGGGGAATAAGAAGAAAAAGCTTTCCAGGAGTGAGAGGGTCACTGAGGGCATGCTGGGGTCAGTTGGTGAGGTATGGGAAGGTCAGCATGGACATTGAATAAAGGAGGAATCTAGAAGAGCCCTGGGGTTGAAGCTGTCTGAGTTAGAGGCTGGAAGGAGTCAGATGTTGAGAGGGGTCAGAGTCTGTCCAACCTTTAGCCGATGAGTAGAGAAACCAATCTGAGACATTTCCAGCCCAAAGGAGCTTTCATTTTCTCCGTGGGACCCTTGAGTGTGAGAAAATATCATGAGGCAATATAAGGGAAGACAGTTTCCCCTTTGACCTTCTGAACTTATTCCAGAAGCCCACCTATACCCCAGAACTCCCCCTACCCTGTCCTCTGTTTCTCCAGGGTAATCATTACCCTCAAGGCCAAAAATCCGGTCCCCTAATGCATCCACAATGTCAGTCAGTGCTGCTTCATCTGTGACATTGAAGAAGAACCTCTCATCTGGATCACTGGCAATAGCTCTGATTTCCTGCAGGAAAGAGCTGGGGTCTCGCTGCCGCCGGAGGTAGTGACCAAGGACCTGGGGTCAGGAGATAAAGGTGGGGTCTGCTAGCTGTGTGCTGTGAGACGGTAGAGGTGTACAGGACACAGCCAactaaagagaagaaagggaatatGGCTGATGTCTGGGAAGTGGTCAATGCCCGTTTTCCTTAAGTTCCCAGTCCTCAGTGTCACCCTCCCCAATCCCTTCTATCCTTCCAGATCCAGAGCTGTTCTCACCGCAATCCCATAGCGTGTCACTCTTCCAGCTTCACAGGCCTTTAGTGCTGTAGGAAGTTCCTCTCCATCATGTGACTCTCCATCAGTGACAACCACCAGTAGCCTGGCAGCCTCTGGTCGGCCCCCATGGGACTGACTGAATCCTTCTGtgctgagaagagagagaaaggagtgaGGTGTGATCAGATGTGTGCagatagatacacatacacacagtactTAACACTGCCAGCAGTTCACCGAGGTCAGGCCTCTTGCCTTTTAGCCCATCTCCCCAACTGTCTAGCGTAGAGACAGTAAGAGCTTAAACGTCTGAATGTCATAGAACATATAGAGCAGCATATCATCAATGTAAGTAAGTATAAAATCCATTCACTCAtagattcattcagcaaatattgtaTTTAGGAGGACAAATATTAAGGGAACGTAGAATAAAGGAGAATGGTCAGGTCAGGGGAGTCTTCCCAGAGATGAGTTTTGTCACGTTTGGAAAATAGGCTAGGACATGAGTGGTGGAAAACCTGAGGGCCAAGAGCTAAGTGGGAGTGGAGGTATATAGACAGAGAGAATTCTGTCTGCAGAGATAAATAAAGCAGAAACATGGAGAGACACAGATACAGACAATTTGTAGAAATGCAATGAGTGCAATGACAGCCAATTTAGCCTTCCCCCACCTACATTAGTGTGCAAACAAAGATAAGCTGGCAAGACATCTTGGGATGTACATACTGCACTCCAAAGCCTCCCCTAACCCTTCTGGCTTCCCACACCCCCCTTCCCAGTGCCTCACCAGGCCATCATTATTGCTTGAGCAGTCTTTGTTTCTCGTCCCTCCCGCCGGCTTAGGTTCCTtgctgctctcaccacttcttctttggTTCGGAAATCTCCCAGGGACCATTCATGTACAGAGCTCTCCCCATACTGTACCAGTCCCACCTGAGAATAAAGTGTGCACTCTAATGgagtgtgtgtatgggggtggggggtggagaagGTATGCGAGGGAGGGGAGACGAGCACCTGGATACTACTGAAGATGCTACCTACATTTAtctcctctctccctgtctctccccttcaagcccatccatgttgccTTCTCTTACCTGTATCTGCTCCGGGTCAATAAATAATCTCCCTACTAGTCTTCGCAGGAAGGTCTGAACTTCAGACCAGGGGTAGATGCTGTTGGAGCCATCCAACACAATGACGACATCCATGTATGTGGGGCAGCCTAGGAGGAGGGGTATGGTGATGGGGAACAGAGGGGTAAAGGACATTGGGCATGGGGGCAACAAGGGAAGAGGTCACAGGAGGGCACATTTAATTCAAACATTTATTAGGCACTTCTTACATATAAGGAAGGTAGTGTGCCAGGTCCtgggtaaatataaaaatgaataaaagagaagatgggcaTATATACAATTgactaaaaaaacaaagaaggaattaAGCGCTAGTAGAAACATAGCACCACTCTATgatgtgagagaaaaaaagagggtcAGTTCTGATGGAGGAGAATCAAAGGAGGCAGCGACTGAAAAGATACTGAAGACTGGAGATGTTTGAGGCGAGGAGACTAAACACGAAGGCATTTGGGTGGAGAACACTTTAAACGAAAAGAGATGGAAGTATAAAAATAGATGACACATAGGAGAATGGTGAGGTGAAGGCTATAGCCAAGGTGCAGGGTATAAAGGGATATAGTGAGAGTTGAGTTTTTGAAGTTGATTAAATCAGTTCATGGAGTCTTGACGACCTGGTAAAGAGTCTGAATTCTCATCTGTTAGGAAACATGGAGCTTTTGCGGACACGTTAGGTAGCAGTAAGGATAAGCCATGCAGTTCCCCTGTCAAGCATCATACCCTGTGGCCCCATCTTTTTCCCACCCTGCACCCCGTTCTAGGGACTGAGTCCTCAGGCCCTTCTCCTGGCTCACGTTGTACAGTGGGTGCCAGGCTTCCCTGGGGCTGGAACGAAGCATCTACACGGGCACATATCCCAGAACTGAAGACAGATGAGCCACAAGCATGAGACCAGAGAGGGGCACAAGCCTGGGGATGGATAGAGGAAACAGTTACTCCCAGGCTTGGGAGGGCACCCTCAGAACATGCTCTTTGTCAAAAGAGGCATTGAGACCACTCCCCAAGACCCCCCTCCTTGCTTTCTAGGGTTTTTAACTCCTTGACCCCTCCACATAGACCAGTTTCCCTTATCATACCGCCCTTTTCTCTACCACAAACCTTCACAGACCCCGCCACCACCCTTTCCTTAGCTTACCATGAATCCCCCATCACCAAC
Above is a window of Balaenoptera acutorostrata chromosome 1, mBalAcu1.1, whole genome shotgun sequence DNA encoding:
- the ITGA10 gene encoding integrin alpha-10 isoform X3, which produces MMPPGGSTKAEKYTKIAHSSFAWSGAPHTSPPLLLPFLPTLFLAASGRGQDGRESTENREGEGQRHRGLLTQTEHPDMEFPLIPHLFLPLMFLTGLCSPFNLDVHHPRLFPGPPEAEFGYSVLQHVGGGRRWMLVGAPWDGPSGDRRGDVYRCPVGGSHNAPCAKGHLGDYPLGNSSRPAVNMHLGMSLLETVGDGGFMACAPLWSHACGSSVFSSGICARVDASFQPQGSLAPTVQRCPTYMDVVIVLDGSNSIYPWSEVQTFLRRLVGRLFIDPEQIQVGLVQYGESSVHEWSLGDFRTKEEVVRAARNLSRREGRETKTAQAIMMACTEGFSQSHGGRPEAARLLVVVTDGESHDGEELPTALKACEAGRVTRYGIAVLGHYLRRQRDPSSFLQEIRAIASDPDERFFFNVTDEAALTDIVDALGDRIFGLEGSHGENESSFGLEMSQIGFSTHRLKDGILFGMVGAYDWGGSVLWLEEGRRLFPPRTALEDEFPPALQNHAAYLGYSVSSMLLRGGRRLFLSGAPRFRHRGKVIAFQLKKDGAVRVAQSLQGEQIGSYFGSELCPLDTDGDGTTDVLLVAAPMFLGPQNKETGRVYVYLVGQQSLLTLQGTLQPEPPQDARFGFAMAALPDLNQDGFADVAMGAPLEDGHRGALYLYHGTQSGVKPRPAQRIAAVSMPQALSYFGRSVDGRLDLDGDDLVDVAVGAQGAAILLSSRPIVHLAPSLDVTPPAISVVQRDCKRRSQEAACLSAALCFQVTSHTPGRWDRQFHVRFIASLDEWTAGARAAFDGSGQRLPPRRLRLSVGTITCEPLHFHVLDTSDYLRPVALTVTFALDNTTKPGPVLDEGSPTSIRKLVPFSKDCGPDNECVTDLVLRANMDIRGSRKDPFVVRGGRRKVLVSATLENRKENAYNTSLGLSFSRNLHLSSFTPQGDGPAKVECAAPSPHARLCSVGHPVFQAGAKVTFLLEFEFSCSFLLSQVLVRLTATSESTLHRYEVHPYGTLPEGPGPEFKTTLRVQNLGCYVLSGLIISALLPAVAHGGNYFLSLSQVITNNASCTVQNLTEPPEPPVHPEELQHTSWLNGSNSRCQVMRCHLGRLAKGTEVSVGLLRLVHNEFFRRAKFKSLTVVSTFELGTEEGSVLQLTEASRWSESLLEVIQSRPVLISLWILIGSVLGGLLLLALLVFCLWKLGFFARKKIPEEEKREEKLEQ